A section of the Pseudanabaena mucicola str. Chao 1806 genome encodes:
- a CDS encoding dynamin family protein produces MNTGTYSSAKEKSDEMAAVLRDISLLIGQERDVSVNLETGGAVVCGLGFMSNAHSWAVRAQDIQQGIFKIIVLGEFKHGKSTLLNAMLGGRVLAAKATPCTAIVTMLVYGDSNNVSVYESGHDSPRVMSLESFTSEYQLTREDQETLNQQGYIDRFQNIDYAQINCQHSLCANGVRLIDSPGLKESSSRTKVTTRFLKQAQAIIFVLNATQIISADERQFIAETLGKGRLTNVFFVVNKINMVDEFEVDDIKKYVKLGLEDCFIDEEGHFDQNLYDRRVFYVDAKGALSARSVDPINQPQLENSGVLRLEIELEAFLASDEKISAYFESSIQSLSWIIPDVRTTVRQRKQTLEVPLLELEQKSKEVEQRLIGLESRKGILDRTLQVYISKISAIAANSLREHTGKMRQTWALDSQNLNLEEMFGFSWESITDFVKLIANNSETKKKINQILERELKAYTEIKFN; encoded by the coding sequence ATGAATACAGGTACTTATAGCTCCGCCAAAGAAAAAAGTGATGAAATGGCGGCGGTTTTGCGGGATATTTCGTTGCTGATTGGTCAGGAGCGTGATGTGTCAGTAAACCTAGAAACAGGTGGGGCTGTTGTTTGTGGTCTGGGTTTTATGAGCAATGCCCATTCTTGGGCTGTTCGCGCCCAAGATATTCAGCAAGGCATCTTTAAAATTATTGTACTTGGTGAGTTCAAGCATGGCAAAAGTACACTTTTAAACGCGATGCTCGGAGGTAGAGTTTTAGCTGCTAAAGCGACTCCCTGTACTGCGATTGTGACTATGCTTGTATATGGTGATAGTAATAATGTATCGGTATACGAATCAGGTCATGATAGCCCACGAGTAATGAGTCTTGAATCCTTTACTTCTGAGTATCAGCTTACTAGAGAAGATCAGGAAACACTCAATCAGCAAGGCTATATTGATCGTTTTCAAAACATTGACTATGCTCAAATCAACTGTCAGCATAGTTTATGCGCTAATGGTGTGCGCTTAATTGACTCGCCTGGATTAAAAGAAAGTAGTAGCCGCACAAAAGTTACTACGCGGTTTCTAAAACAGGCACAAGCGATCATCTTTGTTCTAAACGCAACACAAATTATTAGTGCAGATGAGCGCCAGTTTATTGCGGAGACGCTAGGAAAAGGACGCTTAACAAACGTGTTTTTCGTGGTTAATAAAATCAACATGGTGGATGAGTTTGAAGTTGATGACATCAAAAAATATGTCAAATTAGGGCTTGAGGATTGCTTTATAGATGAAGAAGGGCATTTTGATCAAAATCTTTATGATCGCAGAGTCTTTTATGTTGATGCGAAAGGTGCGTTATCAGCAAGAAGTGTAGATCCGATTAATCAACCACAGTTAGAAAATTCAGGGGTATTACGCTTAGAGATAGAACTAGAGGCATTTTTAGCAAGTGATGAAAAAATATCCGCTTATTTTGAGTCGAGTATTCAGTCTTTGAGTTGGATTATTCCTGATGTGCGTACAACTGTTAGGCAACGCAAACAAACATTGGAAGTACCATTGCTTGAATTAGAGCAGAAGAGCAAAGAGGTAGAACAAAGATTGATTGGGCTTGAATCTCGCAAGGGTATTCTGGATAGAACTCTTCAGGTGTATATCAGTAAGATTAGTGCTATAGCCGCTAATAGTTTAAGGGAGCATACTGGGAAAATGCGCCAAACATGGGCATTGGACTCGCAGAATCTTAACTTAGAGGAGATGTTTGGATTTAGTTGGGAATCAATCACAGATTTTGTAAAATTGATTGCAAACAACAGTGAAACGAAAAAGAAAATCAATCAAATACTTGAAAGGGAACTCAAGGCATATACCGAGATCAAGTTTAACTGA